DNA from Castor canadensis chromosome 3, mCasCan1.hap1v2, whole genome shotgun sequence:
CAACACATAACAGGTGGGTTGCATCAGGTAGATTGTATGAAGAGATGACAGATAGTTTCAGagtccaaaaaaaaacccaactcagcACTAAACCTTTCCTCTCCTTTACGTCTTATAATAGCTATTGCATGACATCTAGCTGTGTTTGGCTTTTcaattttaaagaactaaaaccCTCTTTGGTTGTGTCAGGTAACATGAAATTGAGCTCAACCAATATAAGGCCAATTTTAACCTGTGGTCATTAACTAATTAATAGCATTGGCCAACTGCTGAATCTTTAGtataaaatgatatataaaaGTGAGAAGATCAATGTTGACTTGGTTCCATTGACATTTGTTGAACATGTCACACAAGATCTGTAGACTTGGCATCAAGCAGGTCAAACAGAGAGTATGTTGACATTACATGGGATTCAGATCTGCTCATAGCTTCAATTCCTTCTTGGAGATAATGAATAGTTTAAAGCCAGTCAGAGATGAACCCTGACTCCATGAAACATCAATGGCACAAGGGTTATGTCAGCTGTGTGTTCATGTGTCACGGAACTGGAATGCATTTTCAAGAAACGAGCTGTTTTGAAAGTCCCCCTATCATTAGGGGAACAGTGCAGGGCCAACTTACAAAGCTGTTTGCTCTTCTGAGATTTGGCCTTGATTATTTGGAGTTAGGTGAGGGTTTTCAAGTAGTTCATAGACATCTTGCATGTTGGGAAGACTCTGCCTCATGTCCCCGCTAGCCTTTTGGAGTTGAATACCAGTGCTGTTCTTTGGACGAACTCTCTGGCCCTGGAATGCCTGAGCCTGGTGTTTACAGATGCCAAACCTGCTGAGCAAGATGAACACATCCCTTTGGAAGGCTTTGGTGAAAATAGCATAGAGGAATGGATTGGCACAGGAGTTGAGTGGATAGAAGAGAACCAGCAAGATCTTGGAGTTGGTAACTGTGATGAGAGGCTTGTTCATAAGTGCTGACAGGGCATAGAATGAGATTGGGGCCATGCACATGAAGTCGGTGAAGATCAACACTGCCATCCTCTTGGCAATTTTGGTGTCTTTGTCCCGAGGGTTGTATTGGGGATTTCGGACTGTGATATAAATCTTCACATAGCAGAAACAGACGATGATGAAGGCAATGACATTGAGCAACAGAACAAGGACAATATATGCTAAAGCAAGAGGAGTCTCAGTGTCCATAGGCAGACAGATGCTGACCTTGGCATAGCTACTTATTCCCACTAAAGGAAGCAGAGCAAGAAGGAAGCAGCAAACCCACCCCCCAAGCATGACAGTATATGCGTGCCTAAGGCGGATCTTCCGGTCTAGGCGCATAGCAAAGGTGATGGCATACCATCGCTCTAGGGTGATGACTGTCAATGTGTACACTGACAATTCACTGGCAAAGACAGTGAAAAAGCCAGCTGTGTTGCACCCAGGGCCTGTCTGCCAATCTATGGCATGGTTGTAGTACTCAGAGTGAGTATAGAGGTCCACGGAGGCAATAAGGAGCAGGTATATCCCCATACAGAAATCTGCAAAGGCCAGGTTGCACATAAGAAAGCGTGGGACCGTCAGTTTATAGTGGCTAGTCAGGAGAATTAACAGGACAAAGACATTACCCAGGAGTGCTAGCAAACTAACAAACCACACCACAATTCTCAGGAACTTGTAGCCCATGATGTCTTCACAGGGGTTGAACTCATCTGACTTAGGGGTACACACCATGTCTTCATTGTCACCACACACAGTGTAGTCATAGTGGCTGTCAAAGGCCTGTAGAGTCTCTTCTTGGGGGTTTTTGAGCTCCTGGCCAAAACCAATGATCTCATCCTCTTgttcttcaaagaagacataataatGAGAGTTGCTCTGGGTATTCTGGAACTTGGAGTTTTGCTTGTACCCAACACTGTTATCACCTGGATCTTCATATTCTTGATAGACAGGGACACTCAGGGCATTCACAGATTTTCTCTGACGTATGCTTCGGATACTGCTGTCATTACACATCAAGGACTCAAGGATTCTGCAAGACAGTAGAAATGAGTCATCCCTTGCTTAAAATACACTAATGGTCCTCACACACTTCGAAAAATATGCAAAGTACTTATTATTATGATGTACGCAATTCTGTATGATTTGGTTGGATCTGCCTCTCCTATCTCATTTCCTATTGCCACCCCTCTCTCACTGTGACCTAGTGACATTGAATTACCTATAACCACTTCAAGAATAAGAGGGATAGGagtggaagtgtagctcaagtagtagaaaacctgactagcaaatatgaagctctgagttcaaaccttattaCCACACATACACAGGCAAAACTGAATAGCAGTGATaagtgataaaaaataaaactatggatTCTTGAGCTAGTCCACCTAGGTTAGAACCTGGCTCTACAGTTATGTTGCACCTTGGACATATCTGTGAAACTTGGTTTATTCATTTGTAAAGCTGGATAATGAGAGCATCTGCATTTTACAGGGTTTTCAAAGGAATCAATGAGTATCTTTACTAAGCTCTTACATACCACTTGAAGCATTGTGAGtgccatatatatacatatatcctgAATTTTTTCTGACTGAAAATGAGTATAGAAAGTCAACCAGCTGATACTTGTATAGAAGCTGTGAGAGACTAAACTAGGAGATAAATGAAGGTGGGTTAGAACAGACTGGCAGGTATAAGACATAAAGAGGGAAATAAGCAGAGTGAAAGTGTAAGTGAAAACAAGAGTCAGAAAGCATGGAGAGAAAAGATTCCAGCCATTCCATTCTAGAAATTATCTATTTAgtctttcatttcatcttttcaaAACCTCTGTAGGTGATTGCATTATGATCTCCATTCCTGAAGGCTCAGAGCAGTTAAGTAACTAGGCTGGATAACACAGTTAGGAACTAGCAGGGCTGGAGCATACATTGAGCTTTTCCCTAAGCCCATACACATGTATCCATTGGGCTAAGACATTTGCAAGGCCCAAACTTATCAGGCAGTCTAATTGCATGTGCTGTTTTTGTAAGCTTATCCTCATGGTTGTGGAATGTGATCCATGTGGAGGCCAGAAATCATATCCTTGTGACCTCTACAAGTTTCTACATGATCTTCTATGCCATCTTATTACCTCCCCTTGCCTATTGCTGTCCAGCAGCATTGGTCTTATTTCTTATCTGCAATCACTTTGTGTCCACAGTCATTTTGTACCATGGATTTCCTGTTCTTATAGATGGTTCCAATTATTTTCCTCCTGGTTTTCAAGCCACAGAGATTCTTCCCCAAACCCAGAAATTCAACTTCCACCATGGGCTTTGGTTGTTTATTCCAGGCCCCTTCCACTTACCCTCTGATTTTCTTCTGATTCTTAAAAGCACAGCAGTGGCTTGGATAAGAAAGGTCAGCCCGTGTGAGGTGAAGGAAACTCAAGGAAAGTGGAAGTTTCGTAAGAGTCCAAGTGTTTCTTGCTATCAGTTCCTTCAGGTGCTCCAGGCCTTTGGATGGCAGGGCAGTAACACTGGTATGAGACACATCCCTGAGATGCAGAAAACAGACAAACACAGAGAGGCAGTGAGAAGTCAGGGCCTTCTAGTCCTTAGCCAGAAAGCCCAACAGACCTGAGATTACAAGGGAATGGCTATGCTACTTCCTGCTGCTGAATATGTAATCTGAGTTCTTTACATACAGTCAAGGGGGATGTTAGGTTTCTAAGTCAGTATCTTATAAGgatctactatttttttttttttgctggaattTCAGTATTTCATCAACACAAATACAATTTCCACAGACATTTTACTCCATCTGAAAACTCTTGGAATCACAGATGTATGTTAATTTTACTCTGCAAAATGATACCATACAACTGTTAAGTGATTTCAAGGAgccaagcaaaataaaattgaacagGCTCAGTGGTACTGAAATTGTTTCAGTCTCTGTGGGAACCAGGGTTTGGGGACCTATAAATTTTTCACTAGTGGATAGGGATCAAAACCAATGTTTTGAAAGTATTCTCCTAATGATGCAGAATTTGAAAGTCTTAATTAGTTATATCATGAATGCATGACCAGGAACAACTcccctcaactttttttttttttaaacaaacactaAGTTTGTGTATTAACCCTATTCTTGTCACAAAACTGTGACCTTCCTGGGGAAACACATTTTCTATTGTGTTTGGTATTTGACTTTAAATTCTAGAGtttagtatttttcaaatataaatactTGAATTCTGCCTAGTGGTAAGAATAATCTTTGATACTTGTTACTATATGATGTTCAGGTGGTTTTTAACATGTTTGGGAAATTGGTGTAAACAACTTTGCATCTCCTGAGAGAGTTGAGGGATTTTAGAGCCAGTCTTCAGTACAGTTGTGATGTAAATGAAGTGGACTTTGCATCTGTTGTTTGGGTGCCTCTCAGGTGAAACCATCTTTCTGCCTCCAGTTCTCTGGAAACAAATTATGTGTCTGTTTACCCCATGTGCTTTCAGTCAGTGAAAGAAAAAGTATCTCTTAGCTCGTTTCCCCTGCTTTGTGATCTGCTAGATACATTGATTGTGTGTGTTCATTTGAAAGAGTTTATCCTTCTGTGGAATGTGCTTGCATTTTAATAGATATTCCTTGAGGAAATATTTGAGCAGTCATTCAGTTGCTGCATTGCAAAACATTCTAAAACTAAGTGTATAGACAATGATCTTCTTATTACGAACATAGCTTTTGTAGATCAAGAATTTGAACAGGATAAATTTGAGCAGGATGGATTTTCTAAGGGCTCTGTGATGTCTGGGACTCAGCTAGGAAGACTGGAAAGCTAAGGTGACTCAGTGATTGTGGGCTGAGGTTATCTGCAGGCTCCTTCACAGTGTGTTTGTGCCAGGACTGAGAGGACTCAAACACTTAGGTCAACTGGGACTGTTGATATGACTGCTTTCTGTGGCTTGGGATTTTCTGGTACAGAGGATACCCTTTATGATGCTCTGCAAGTGATTCAGACTTATCTCACTTTCTACAGCATTTTTTGAGCAGGAAAGAGATACTAAAATTTACAAAAGAACCAAGGTGTGTGTGTCCAAGGAGACTTAGCAAGCCAAAGATAGAACCATAACTATAATTTAGGTTTAGGTTTCTCAGCTTCAGTGTCCTTGGAGCTTTGGTCCTTATCTTCATGTCTCTGGAGGTTTTGTGCATAGATCCAAGTGCAGTAATCCCTCAGGGACTCATCAGGAATCTGGGAAGGAGGAATTGAGTCTGTGGTTTGTCTCAGTGTCTGAATGAGCACATCCCATGTGGCTTCCATTTGGGTCCCAGCAGGCTGATTTGAAAGGGTGCATGGGCAAACatagagaaaatatataaatatccatAACATAATGAGTGGCTGGTCTTtattaagtgcttaataaatgttcatTCCCACTTTGTTCCAATCTTGGAGTTTATCTGAACTCAAGCCAAAAGCAAAGGATCCCTCAAAAACAGCTCCAGCCCCGTCCTTTAATTTGTCTGTACAACTCCTTATTTGACCTCTCCTCCCAGGTGCCTTACAGGTATCTCCAGCTTATCAGATCCATCTAAAACTTAGCTTATGACCCTCTACTCCTATCACAACCTGCTCCTTCTACATTTCCCCTATCATTGTAATTGGCACTCCAATCCACGTAGTTGCTCAAACTAGTCACCTTGGAGTAACTCTAACCTGTTGGGCTTCATCACCACTAATGCCCCTTCGATGTTTAATCTAACAAAAGACCTGTGGTTTTGTGGATTTTAACTCCAAAGGAATCTCAAATCCATGTGCATTTAGCCCTCTGTACGTGAGGGTTCTGAATCTATGAATTAACAAAACCACACTTTGAAAGTAttgaagtaagtcaggttcagaaagccaaaggtcatatgttttctctcatatgtagaatatagacccaatacaaatacaagcaatattatgaaaaacaggtcacagtaaTGGGAGGTTACTAATGGGACAGGGAGTgtagaagaaggaagttaagaaggtgaatatggttgatgtacttcctatacgaCAATGAATACAGTCccataaggggactaaggtagaaaagagaaaaagaggggatgaaccaattcaggttattatataaatatatatatattatatatacatacatatatatgtatgtatatatatatacatatatatgtatatatatacttggaaatgtcacaatgaatcttcctttagagagctatcttaaaaaaacaaaaaggaaaaaaatttttttcaaaaatggagaacaggaaggtaaaacagttcctgtctgagggttggatataaggaaaggatgtaagagggtgaaaatggtggaaatattgtgtactcatgtacataaatggaaaaatgagacttgttaaaattattcttagaatggggggataaaggagaatgatggaggggtgaattcaactatgatatattgtaagaacttttataaatgtcacaatgtaccctcagtacaacaatatgataatgaaaataaattaaaaatagtcaagtaaaattaaagtgaaaaaagataaaaaagaaaatattaaaaaagaaaaattacatcgGTACTGAATATTTACAGATGTTTTTCCTtgttattatttcctaaacaaaaaGTATAACTGGAGGAGACATGATGACAGATTAGAGATAGTACAGTCCTGTGTCTTCATGAACCTAAAATAAAACCTCAGATATGCGACTACAAGTAAAGGCAGGCAATTTAGAAAGATAGGGGAAGGCACCAGTAAAAGTACAGATAGAGACCAGGGGAAATTAAGAAATATCAAACTTCAGAtctgtaaaagaaacaaaaggaaaatgtccCTTGGGTGAAGTCCCAAGAGAACTCACCTCCTGAGTTCAGCACTAGCCATGGCAATAGGCAAACTCTGAAAGGCATGCTCTGCTTTATCCCAGACTCACCACTCCACATATTTGTGTAGTAAGAGCTAGCTGTGTGC
Protein-coding regions in this window:
- the Tshr gene encoding thyrotropin receptor, which encodes MRLESLLQLVLLLALPRNLGGKGCLSPSCECHQEDDFKVTCKDIHRVPSLPPSTQTLKLIETHLKTIPSHAFSNLPNISRIYLSIDATLQQLESHSFYNLKPISSHIATATVAAAIARVAAAAASTDSATSAIAATSVDATTLHHYKSPLLLQCSLHVTSSACVTNNKDQKEIRNTRSLIYINPDALEELPLLKFLGIFNTGLRIFPDLTKVYSTDVFFILEITDNPYMTSVPVNAFQGLCNETLTLKLYNNGFTSIQGHAFNGTKLDAVYLNKNKYLTVIDKDAFGGVYSGPTLLDVSHTSVTALPSKGLEHLKELIARNTWTLTKLPLSLSFLHLTRADLSYPSHCCAFKNQKKIRGILESLMCNDSSIRSIRQRKSVNALSVPVYQEYEDPGDNSVGYKQNSKFQNTQSNSHYYVFFEEQEDEIIGFGQELKNPQEETLQAFDSHYDYTVCGDNEDMVCTPKSDEFNPCEDIMGYKFLRIVVWFVSLLALLGNVFVLLILLTSHYKLTVPRFLMCNLAFADFCMGIYLLLIASVDLYTHSEYYNHAIDWQTGPGCNTAGFFTVFASELSVYTLTVITLERWYAITFAMRLDRKIRLRHAYTVMLGGWVCCFLLALLPLVGISSYAKVSICLPMDTETPLALAYIVLVLLLNVIAFIIVCFCYVKIYITVRNPQYNPRDKDTKIAKRMAVLIFTDFMCMAPISFYALSALMNKPLITVTNSKILLVLFYPLNSCANPFLYAIFTKAFQRDVFILLSRFGICKHQAQAFQGQRVRPKNSTGIQLQKASGDMRQSLPNMQDVYELLENPHLTPNNQGQISEEQTAL